From Ailuropoda melanoleuca isolate Jingjing chromosome 8, ASM200744v2, whole genome shotgun sequence, a single genomic window includes:
- the CLK2 gene encoding dual specificity protein kinase CLK2 isoform X2, with product MSTIGAESTRDEEAAPGQVAVTGPGGAGGKTATMSVPGAVTMTARRTGGCMTGGTMAATGATAAAGTGEKPTVSLTTGTPTNTTGRTAVTAASAAAGGSTGGGDGAAGPSAAHLRTASRRAKSVEDDAEGHLIYHVGDWLQERYEIVSTLGEGTFGRVVQCVDHRRGGARVALKIIKNVEKYKEAARLEINVLEKINEKDPDNKNLCVQMFDWFDYHGHMCISFELLGLSTFDFLKDNNYLPYPVHQVRHMAFQLCQAVKFLHDNKLTHTDLKPENILFVNSDYELTYNLEKKRDERSVKSTAVRVVDFGSATFDHEHHSTIVSTRHYRAPEVILELGWSQPCDVWSIGCIIFEYYVGFTLFQTHDNREHLAMMERILGPIPSRMIRKTRKQKYFYRGRLDWDENTSAGRYVRENCKPLRRYLTSEAEEHHQLFDLIESMLEYEPAKRLTLGEALQHPFFARLRAEPPNTKLWDSSRDISR from the exons ATGAGCACTATCGGAGCCGAAAGCACAAGAGACGAAGAAGCCGCTCCTGGTCAAGTAGCAGTGACCGGACCCGGAGGCGCCGGCGGGAAGACAGCTACCATGTCCGTTCCCGGAG CAGTTACGATGACCGCTCGTCGGACCGGAGGGTGTATGACCGGAGGTACTATGGCAGCTACAGGCGCAACGGCTGCAGCCGGGACCGGGGAGAAGCCTACTGTGAGCCTGACTACCGGCACTCCTACGAATACCACCGGGAGGACAGCAGTTACCGCAGCCAGCGCAGCAGCCGGAGGAAGCACAGGCGGCGGAGACGGCGCAGCCGGACCTTCAGCCGCTCATCTTCG CACAGCAAGCCGGAGAGCCAAGAGTGTAGAGGACGACGCTGAGGGCCACCTCATCTACCACGTCGGGGACTGGCTGCAAGAGCGAT atgaAATTGTAAGCACTTTGGGAGAGGGGACCTTTGGCCGAGTTGTACAATGTGTTGACCATCGCAG GGGTGGGGCTCGAGTTGCCCTGAAGATCATTAAGAATGTGGAAAAGTACAAGGAAGCAGCTCGGCTTGAAATCAACGTCCTGGAGAAAATCAATGAGAAGGACCCTGACAATAAGAA CCTCTGTGTGCAGATGTTTGACTGGTTTGACTACCATGGCCACATGTGCATCTCTTTCGAGCTTCTGGGCCTTAGCACCTTCGATTTCCTCAAAGACAACAACTACCTGCCCTACCCCGTCCACCAAGTGCGCCACATGGCCTTCCAGCTGTGCCAGGCTGTCAAGT TCCTCCATGATAACAAGCTGACACATACGGACCTCAAGCCTGAAAATATTCTGTTTGTGAATTCAGACTATGAGCTCACCTACAATCTAGAGAAG AAACGAGATGAACGCAGCGTGAAGAGCACAGCTGTGCGGGTGGTGGACTTTGGCAGTGCCACCTTTGACCACGAACACCACAGTACCATTGTCTCCACTCGCCATTACCGGGCACCAGAGGTCATCCTCG AGTTGGGCTGGTCACAGCCTTGTGACGTGTGGAGCATCGGCTGCATTATCTTTGAGTACTATGTTGGCTTCACACTGTTTCAG ACCCATGACAACAGAGAGCATCTAGCCATGATGGAAAGGATCTTGGGTCCTATCCCTTCCCGGATGATCCGAAAGACAAG gaagcagaaatatttttatcGGGGTCGCCTGGATTGGGATGAGAACACATCAGCTGGGCGCTACGTACGAGAAAACTGCAAACCACTGCGG CGGTATCTGACCTCAGAGGCAGAGGAACACCACCAGCTCTTCGATCTGATTGAAAGCATGCTAGAGTATGAACCTGCTAAGCGGTTGACCTTGGGTGAAGCCCTTCAGCATCCTTTCTTCGCCCGCCTTcgggctgagccacccaacaCCAAGTTGTGGGACTCCAGTCGGGATATCAGTCGGTGA
- the CLK2 gene encoding dual specificity protein kinase CLK2 isoform X3: MSTIGAESTRDEEAAPGQVAVTGPGGAGGKTATMSVPGVTMTARRTGGCMTGGTMAATGATAAAGTGEKPTVSLTTGTPTNTTGRTAVTAASAAAGGSTGGGDGAAGPSAAHLRSTASRRAKSVEDDAEGHLIYHVGDWLQERYEIVSTLGEGTFGRVVQCVDHRRGGARVALKIIKNVEKYKEAARLEINVLEKINEKDPDNKNLCVQMFDWFDYHGHMCISFELLGLSTFDFLKDNNYLPYPVHQVRHMAFQLCQAVKFLHDNKLTHTDLKPENILFVNSDYELTYNLEKKRDERSVKSTAVRVVDFGSATFDHEHHSTIVSTRHYRAPEVILELGWSQPCDVWSIGCIIFEYYVGFTLFQTHDNREHLAMMERILGPIPSRMIRKTRKQKYFYRGRLDWDENTSAGRYVRENCKPLRRYLTSEAEEHHQLFDLIESMLEYEPAKRLTLGEALQHPFFARLRAEPPNTKLWDSSRDISR; encoded by the exons ATGAGCACTATCGGAGCCGAAAGCACAAGAGACGAAGAAGCCGCTCCTGGTCAAGTAGCAGTGACCGGACCCGGAGGCGCCGGCGGGAAGACAGCTACCATGTCCGTTCCCGGAG TTACGATGACCGCTCGTCGGACCGGAGGGTGTATGACCGGAGGTACTATGGCAGCTACAGGCGCAACGGCTGCAGCCGGGACCGGGGAGAAGCCTACTGTGAGCCTGACTACCGGCACTCCTACGAATACCACCGGGAGGACAGCAGTTACCGCAGCCAGCGCAGCAGCCGGAGGAAGCACAGGCGGCGGAGACGGCGCAGCCGGACCTTCAGCCGCTCATCTTCG CAGCACAGCAAGCCGGAGAGCCAAGAGTGTAGAGGACGACGCTGAGGGCCACCTCATCTACCACGTCGGGGACTGGCTGCAAGAGCGAT atgaAATTGTAAGCACTTTGGGAGAGGGGACCTTTGGCCGAGTTGTACAATGTGTTGACCATCGCAG GGGTGGGGCTCGAGTTGCCCTGAAGATCATTAAGAATGTGGAAAAGTACAAGGAAGCAGCTCGGCTTGAAATCAACGTCCTGGAGAAAATCAATGAGAAGGACCCTGACAATAAGAA CCTCTGTGTGCAGATGTTTGACTGGTTTGACTACCATGGCCACATGTGCATCTCTTTCGAGCTTCTGGGCCTTAGCACCTTCGATTTCCTCAAAGACAACAACTACCTGCCCTACCCCGTCCACCAAGTGCGCCACATGGCCTTCCAGCTGTGCCAGGCTGTCAAGT TCCTCCATGATAACAAGCTGACACATACGGACCTCAAGCCTGAAAATATTCTGTTTGTGAATTCAGACTATGAGCTCACCTACAATCTAGAGAAG AAACGAGATGAACGCAGCGTGAAGAGCACAGCTGTGCGGGTGGTGGACTTTGGCAGTGCCACCTTTGACCACGAACACCACAGTACCATTGTCTCCACTCGCCATTACCGGGCACCAGAGGTCATCCTCG AGTTGGGCTGGTCACAGCCTTGTGACGTGTGGAGCATCGGCTGCATTATCTTTGAGTACTATGTTGGCTTCACACTGTTTCAG ACCCATGACAACAGAGAGCATCTAGCCATGATGGAAAGGATCTTGGGTCCTATCCCTTCCCGGATGATCCGAAAGACAAG gaagcagaaatatttttatcGGGGTCGCCTGGATTGGGATGAGAACACATCAGCTGGGCGCTACGTACGAGAAAACTGCAAACCACTGCGG CGGTATCTGACCTCAGAGGCAGAGGAACACCACCAGCTCTTCGATCTGATTGAAAGCATGCTAGAGTATGAACCTGCTAAGCGGTTGACCTTGGGTGAAGCCCTTCAGCATCCTTTCTTCGCCCGCCTTcgggctgagccacccaacaCCAAGTTGTGGGACTCCAGTCGGGATATCAGTCGGTGA
- the SCAMP3 gene encoding secretory carrier-associated membrane protein 3, whose protein sequence is MAQSRDGGNPFAGPGELDNPFQDPAVIQHRPSPQYATLDVYNPFETREPPPAYEPPAPAPLPPPSAPSLQSSRKLSPTEPKNYGSYSTQASAAAATAELLKKQEELNRKAEELDRRERELQHAALGGTAARQNNWPPLPSFCPVQPCFFQDISMEIPQEFQKTVSTMYYLWMCSTLALLLNFLACLASFCVETSNGSGFGLSILWVLLFTPCSFVCWYRPMYKAFRSDSSFNFFVFFFIFFVQDVLFVLQAIGIPGWGFSGWISALVVVKANKAVAGLMLLVALFFTGIAVLGIVMLKRIHSLYRRTGASFQKAQQEFAAGVFSNPAVRTAAANAAAGAAENAFRAP, encoded by the exons ATGGCTCAGAGCAGAGACGGCGGAAACCCCTTCGCCGGGCCCGGCGAGCTTGACAACCCCTTTCAG GACCCAGCTGTGATCCAGCACCGACCCAGCCCGCAGTATGCCACCCTTGACGTCTACAACCCTTTTGAGACCCGGGAG CCCCCACCAGCCTATgagcctcctgcccctgccccgttGCCTCCACCGTCAGCTCCCTCTTTGCAGTCCTCGAGAAAGCTCAGCCCTACAGAACCCAAAAACTATGGCTCCTACAGCACCCAG GCTTCCGCTGCCGCAGCCACGGCTGAGCTACTAAAGAAGCAGGAGGAGCTCAACCGGAAAGCAGAGGAGTTGGACCGGAGGGAGCGGGAGCTGCAGCATGCTGCCCTGGGGGGCACAGCTG CTCGACAGAACAATTGGCCCCCTCTACCTTCTTTTTGCCCAGTCCAGCCCTGCTTTTTCCAGGACATCTCCATGGAGATCCCCCAAGAATTTCAGAAGACCGTGTCCACCATGTACTACCTCTGGATGT GCAGCACGCTGGCTCTTCTCTTGAATTTTCTTGCCTGCCTGGCCAGCTTCTGTGTGGAGACCAGCAATGGCTCGGGCTTTGGACTCTCTATCCTCTGGGTCCTCCTTTTCACTCCCTGCTCCTTTGTGTGCTGGTACCGCCCCATGTATAAGGCTTTCCG GAGTGACAGTTCATTCAATTTCTtcgttttcttcttcattttcttcgtCCAGGATGTTCTCTTTGTCCTCCAGGCCATTGGCATCCCAGGTTGGGGCTTCAG CGGCTGGATCTCCGCTCTGGTGGTGGTGAAGGCCAACAAGGCCGTGGCCGGGCTCATGCTGCTGGTCGCCCTGTTCTTCACTGGCATCGCCGTGCTGGGGATTGTGATGCTCAAGCGG ATCCACTCCTTGTACCGCCGCACAGGGGCCAGCTTTCAGAAGGCCCAGCAGGAATTTGCCGCGGGGGTCTTCTCCAACCCCGCCGTGCGAACCGCTGCTGCCAACGCAGCCGCTGGGGCTGCCGAAAATGCCTTCCGAGCCCCGTGA
- the CLK2 gene encoding dual specificity protein kinase CLK2 isoform X1: protein MSTIGAESTRDEEAAPGQVAVTGPGGAGGKTATMSVPGAVTMTARRTGGCMTGGTMAATGATAAAGTGEKPTVSLTTGTPTNTTGRTAVTAASAAAGGSTGGGDGAAGPSAAHLRSTASRRAKSVEDDAEGHLIYHVGDWLQERYEIVSTLGEGTFGRVVQCVDHRRGGARVALKIIKNVEKYKEAARLEINVLEKINEKDPDNKNLCVQMFDWFDYHGHMCISFELLGLSTFDFLKDNNYLPYPVHQVRHMAFQLCQAVKFLHDNKLTHTDLKPENILFVNSDYELTYNLEKKRDERSVKSTAVRVVDFGSATFDHEHHSTIVSTRHYRAPEVILELGWSQPCDVWSIGCIIFEYYVGFTLFQTHDNREHLAMMERILGPIPSRMIRKTRKQKYFYRGRLDWDENTSAGRYVRENCKPLRRYLTSEAEEHHQLFDLIESMLEYEPAKRLTLGEALQHPFFARLRAEPPNTKLWDSSRDISR, encoded by the exons ATGAGCACTATCGGAGCCGAAAGCACAAGAGACGAAGAAGCCGCTCCTGGTCAAGTAGCAGTGACCGGACCCGGAGGCGCCGGCGGGAAGACAGCTACCATGTCCGTTCCCGGAG CAGTTACGATGACCGCTCGTCGGACCGGAGGGTGTATGACCGGAGGTACTATGGCAGCTACAGGCGCAACGGCTGCAGCCGGGACCGGGGAGAAGCCTACTGTGAGCCTGACTACCGGCACTCCTACGAATACCACCGGGAGGACAGCAGTTACCGCAGCCAGCGCAGCAGCCGGAGGAAGCACAGGCGGCGGAGACGGCGCAGCCGGACCTTCAGCCGCTCATCTTCG CAGCACAGCAAGCCGGAGAGCCAAGAGTGTAGAGGACGACGCTGAGGGCCACCTCATCTACCACGTCGGGGACTGGCTGCAAGAGCGAT atgaAATTGTAAGCACTTTGGGAGAGGGGACCTTTGGCCGAGTTGTACAATGTGTTGACCATCGCAG GGGTGGGGCTCGAGTTGCCCTGAAGATCATTAAGAATGTGGAAAAGTACAAGGAAGCAGCTCGGCTTGAAATCAACGTCCTGGAGAAAATCAATGAGAAGGACCCTGACAATAAGAA CCTCTGTGTGCAGATGTTTGACTGGTTTGACTACCATGGCCACATGTGCATCTCTTTCGAGCTTCTGGGCCTTAGCACCTTCGATTTCCTCAAAGACAACAACTACCTGCCCTACCCCGTCCACCAAGTGCGCCACATGGCCTTCCAGCTGTGCCAGGCTGTCAAGT TCCTCCATGATAACAAGCTGACACATACGGACCTCAAGCCTGAAAATATTCTGTTTGTGAATTCAGACTATGAGCTCACCTACAATCTAGAGAAG AAACGAGATGAACGCAGCGTGAAGAGCACAGCTGTGCGGGTGGTGGACTTTGGCAGTGCCACCTTTGACCACGAACACCACAGTACCATTGTCTCCACTCGCCATTACCGGGCACCAGAGGTCATCCTCG AGTTGGGCTGGTCACAGCCTTGTGACGTGTGGAGCATCGGCTGCATTATCTTTGAGTACTATGTTGGCTTCACACTGTTTCAG ACCCATGACAACAGAGAGCATCTAGCCATGATGGAAAGGATCTTGGGTCCTATCCCTTCCCGGATGATCCGAAAGACAAG gaagcagaaatatttttatcGGGGTCGCCTGGATTGGGATGAGAACACATCAGCTGGGCGCTACGTACGAGAAAACTGCAAACCACTGCGG CGGTATCTGACCTCAGAGGCAGAGGAACACCACCAGCTCTTCGATCTGATTGAAAGCATGCTAGAGTATGAACCTGCTAAGCGGTTGACCTTGGGTGAAGCCCTTCAGCATCCTTTCTTCGCCCGCCTTcgggctgagccacccaacaCCAAGTTGTGGGACTCCAGTCGGGATATCAGTCGGTGA
- the CLK2 gene encoding dual specificity protein kinase CLK2 isoform X5: protein MPHPRRYHSSERGSRGSYHEHYRSRKHKRRRSRSWSSSSDRTRRRRREDSYHVRSRSSYDDRSSDRRVYDRRYYGSYRRNGCSRDRGEAYCEPDYRHSYEYHREDSSYRSQRSSRRKHRRRRRRSRTFSRSSSVTSRRAKSVEDDAEGHLIYHVGDWLQERYEIVSTLGEGTFGRVVQCVDHRRGGARVALKIIKNVEKYKEAARLEINVLEKINEKDPDNKNLCVQMFDWFDYHGHMCISFELLGLSTFDFLKDNNYLPYPVHQVRHMAFQLCQAVKFLHDNKLTHTDLKPENILFVNSDYELTYNLEKKRDERSVKSTAVRVVDFGSATFDHEHHSTIVSTRHYRAPEVILELGWSQPCDVWSIGCIIFEYYVGFTLFQTHDNREHLAMMERILGPIPSRMIRKTRKQKYFYRGRLDWDENTSAGRYVRENCKPLRRYLTSEAEEHHQLFDLIESMLEYEPAKRLTLGEALQHPFFARLRAEPPNTKLWDSSRDISR from the exons aTGCCTCATCCCCGAAGGTACCATTCCTCAGAGCGAGGCAGCCGGGGCAGTTACCATGAGCACTATCGGAGCCGAAAGCACAAGAGACGAAGAAGCCGCTCCTGGTCAAGTAGCAGTGACCGGACCCGGAGGCGCCGGCGGGAAGACAGCTACCATGTCCGTTCCCGGAG CAGTTACGATGACCGCTCGTCGGACCGGAGGGTGTATGACCGGAGGTACTATGGCAGCTACAGGCGCAACGGCTGCAGCCGGGACCGGGGAGAAGCCTACTGTGAGCCTGACTACCGGCACTCCTACGAATACCACCGGGAGGACAGCAGTTACCGCAGCCAGCGCAGCAGCCGGAGGAAGCACAGGCGGCGGAGACGGCGCAGCCGGACCTTCAGCCGCTCATCTTCGGTGA CAAGCCGGAGAGCCAAGAGTGTAGAGGACGACGCTGAGGGCCACCTCATCTACCACGTCGGGGACTGGCTGCAAGAGCGAT atgaAATTGTAAGCACTTTGGGAGAGGGGACCTTTGGCCGAGTTGTACAATGTGTTGACCATCGCAG GGGTGGGGCTCGAGTTGCCCTGAAGATCATTAAGAATGTGGAAAAGTACAAGGAAGCAGCTCGGCTTGAAATCAACGTCCTGGAGAAAATCAATGAGAAGGACCCTGACAATAAGAA CCTCTGTGTGCAGATGTTTGACTGGTTTGACTACCATGGCCACATGTGCATCTCTTTCGAGCTTCTGGGCCTTAGCACCTTCGATTTCCTCAAAGACAACAACTACCTGCCCTACCCCGTCCACCAAGTGCGCCACATGGCCTTCCAGCTGTGCCAGGCTGTCAAGT TCCTCCATGATAACAAGCTGACACATACGGACCTCAAGCCTGAAAATATTCTGTTTGTGAATTCAGACTATGAGCTCACCTACAATCTAGAGAAG AAACGAGATGAACGCAGCGTGAAGAGCACAGCTGTGCGGGTGGTGGACTTTGGCAGTGCCACCTTTGACCACGAACACCACAGTACCATTGTCTCCACTCGCCATTACCGGGCACCAGAGGTCATCCTCG AGTTGGGCTGGTCACAGCCTTGTGACGTGTGGAGCATCGGCTGCATTATCTTTGAGTACTATGTTGGCTTCACACTGTTTCAG ACCCATGACAACAGAGAGCATCTAGCCATGATGGAAAGGATCTTGGGTCCTATCCCTTCCCGGATGATCCGAAAGACAAG gaagcagaaatatttttatcGGGGTCGCCTGGATTGGGATGAGAACACATCAGCTGGGCGCTACGTACGAGAAAACTGCAAACCACTGCGG CGGTATCTGACCTCAGAGGCAGAGGAACACCACCAGCTCTTCGATCTGATTGAAAGCATGCTAGAGTATGAACCTGCTAAGCGGTTGACCTTGGGTGAAGCCCTTCAGCATCCTTTCTTCGCCCGCCTTcgggctgagccacccaacaCCAAGTTGTGGGACTCCAGTCGGGATATCAGTCGGTGA
- the CLK2 gene encoding dual specificity protein kinase CLK2 isoform X4, whose product MFDWFDYHGHMCISFELLGLSTFDFLKDNNYLPYPVHQVRHMAFQLCQAVKFLHDNKLTHTDLKPENILFVNSDYELTYNLEKKRDERSVKSTAVRVVDFGSATFDHEHHSTIVSTRHYRAPEVILELGWSQPCDVWSIGCIIFEYYVGFTLFQTHDNREHLAMMERILGPIPSRMIRKTRKQKYFYRGRLDWDENTSAGRYVRENCKPLRRYLTSEAEEHHQLFDLIESMLEYEPAKRLTLGEALQHPFFARLRAEPPNTKLWDSSRDISR is encoded by the exons ATGTTTGACTGGTTTGACTACCATGGCCACATGTGCATCTCTTTCGAGCTTCTGGGCCTTAGCACCTTCGATTTCCTCAAAGACAACAACTACCTGCCCTACCCCGTCCACCAAGTGCGCCACATGGCCTTCCAGCTGTGCCAGGCTGTCAAGT TCCTCCATGATAACAAGCTGACACATACGGACCTCAAGCCTGAAAATATTCTGTTTGTGAATTCAGACTATGAGCTCACCTACAATCTAGAGAAG AAACGAGATGAACGCAGCGTGAAGAGCACAGCTGTGCGGGTGGTGGACTTTGGCAGTGCCACCTTTGACCACGAACACCACAGTACCATTGTCTCCACTCGCCATTACCGGGCACCAGAGGTCATCCTCG AGTTGGGCTGGTCACAGCCTTGTGACGTGTGGAGCATCGGCTGCATTATCTTTGAGTACTATGTTGGCTTCACACTGTTTCAG ACCCATGACAACAGAGAGCATCTAGCCATGATGGAAAGGATCTTGGGTCCTATCCCTTCCCGGATGATCCGAAAGACAAG gaagcagaaatatttttatcGGGGTCGCCTGGATTGGGATGAGAACACATCAGCTGGGCGCTACGTACGAGAAAACTGCAAACCACTGCGG CGGTATCTGACCTCAGAGGCAGAGGAACACCACCAGCTCTTCGATCTGATTGAAAGCATGCTAGAGTATGAACCTGCTAAGCGGTTGACCTTGGGTGAAGCCCTTCAGCATCCTTTCTTCGCCCGCCTTcgggctgagccacccaacaCCAAGTTGTGGGACTCCAGTCGGGATATCAGTCGGTGA